One Thermodesulfobacteriota bacterium genomic window carries:
- the glmM gene encoding phosphoglucosamine mutase produces MKERYKHLFGTDGVRGVANLEPMTAEMSLKLGKALTHILKEQKSDSKKPKVVIGKDTRLSGYMFEQAISAGIASMGADVLLVGPLPTPAIAFLTVSMRADAGVVISASHNPFEDNGIKFFDRFGFKLPDEKELEIEELILSKRVNKLSVPSGEIGKVTRIDDAAGRYVVFVKNTFPKDLTLEGVRIVLDCANGAAYKVSPIVFQELGADVITIGVNPDGRNINTECGAINPGLLKKWVLETGADLGIALDGDADRIILCDEMGEEVDGDKIMAICADELMEQGRLGKNTVVATVMSNMALETFLEEKGGSLVRTPVGDRYVVEEMRKRGCNFGGEKSGHIVCMDHTTTGDGTLAALQILAIMRRKQARLSELSRIIELYPQILINVRVAEKKPFQNIDGLDKLIKVCEERLKARGRINLRYSGTEPLARVMVEGESESLIGEIAEQIASVLRKEIGD; encoded by the coding sequence TTGAAAGAGCGATACAAACACCTATTCGGGACAGATGGGGTGCGGGGCGTAGCAAACCTGGAGCCCATGACTGCGGAGATGAGCCTCAAATTGGGTAAGGCTCTTACCCATATACTGAAGGAGCAGAAGTCGGACTCCAAGAAACCGAAAGTGGTGATCGGGAAGGATACCCGGCTTTCCGGCTATATGTTTGAGCAGGCAATCTCCGCCGGTATTGCCTCTATGGGTGCCGACGTGCTTCTGGTGGGACCGCTTCCCACGCCGGCAATAGCATTCCTGACGGTGAGCATGCGCGCCGACGCCGGGGTGGTAATTTCGGCCTCTCATAACCCGTTTGAGGACAACGGAATAAAGTTCTTCGACCGATTCGGGTTCAAACTGCCCGATGAAAAGGAACTGGAGATAGAAGAGCTCATCCTGAGCAAAAGGGTGAACAAGCTGAGTGTTCCGTCCGGAGAGATTGGAAAGGTTACCAGAATCGATGACGCCGCTGGTAGATATGTAGTTTTTGTGAAGAACACCTTCCCCAAGGACTTAACACTCGAAGGGGTTAGAATCGTCCTCGATTGTGCCAACGGCGCCGCCTATAAAGTTTCCCCTATAGTGTTCCAGGAGCTAGGGGCAGATGTTATCACCATCGGGGTTAACCCCGATGGCAGAAACATAAACACCGAATGCGGGGCCATAAACCCGGGCTTACTCAAAAAGTGGGTTCTCGAAACCGGCGCCGACCTGGGCATAGCCTTGGATGGAGATGCGGACAGGATTATTTTATGCGATGAGATGGGAGAGGAAGTAGATGGAGATAAAATAATGGCCATTTGTGCGGATGAGTTGATGGAGCAGGGACGACTGGGCAAAAACACCGTAGTGGCGACGGTAATGAGCAATATGGCTCTAGAAACCTTTTTAGAAGAGAAAGGGGGTAGTCTGGTCAGGACGCCGGTTGGAGATAGATACGTGGTCGAAGAGATGAGGAAAAGGGGATGCAACTTTGGCGGCGAAAAATCCGGACATATAGTATGCATGGACCACACTACCACCGGGGATGGGACGCTGGCCGCCCTGCAAATATTAGCTATCATGAGAAGAAAGCAGGCTAGGCTCTCCGAGCTTTCCAGGATAATAGAGCTATACCCACAGATCTTAATCAATGTCCGAGTGGCCGAGAAAAAACCCTTCCAGAACATAGACGGGCTCGATAAGCTCATAAAGGTGTGTGAAGAAAGGCTCAAGGCCCGCGGAAGAATAAATCTTCGGTACTCCGGGACCGAACCTCTAGCCCGGGTCATGGTGGAGGGTGAGAGTGAATCGCTCATAGGGGAAATTGCCGAACAAATCGCGTCTGTACTGAGAAAGGAGATAGGGGATTAA
- a CDS encoding pyridoxine 5'-phosphate synthase produces MPRLNVNIDHVATLRQARRGTDPDPVLAAYLAEIAGADGIVVHLREDRRHIQIRDLHILRQTVKTKLNLEMAPTSEMVGIALDVKPNMVTLVPEKREEITTEGGLNVIDNHRVVSEVVKRLKEGGLFVSLFIDPDQEQIKASRNTDADMVELHTGHYAEAKNEQIRKEEFKKIEYSVKIALDHDLRISAGHGLDYKNVRMIASISDIEELNIGFSIIARSLIVGMEKAVREMIEICR; encoded by the coding sequence ATGCCTAGACTGAACGTGAATATAGACCATGTGGCTACCTTGAGGCAAGCCAGAAGGGGTACGGACCCGGACCCGGTTCTAGCAGCCTACCTAGCGGAGATAGCTGGTGCGGACGGTATTGTGGTGCACCTACGCGAGGACCGGAGACACATACAAATTAGAGACCTACATATACTCAGACAAACGGTGAAGACAAAACTAAATTTGGAGATGGCCCCCACCAGTGAGATGGTGGGGATTGCACTGGATGTGAAGCCGAATATGGTGACGCTGGTGCCGGAGAAGAGAGAGGAGATAACCACCGAAGGCGGATTAAACGTGATAGATAATCATCGGGTGGTGTCCGAGGTGGTGAAAAGGCTCAAGGAGGGTGGATTGTTCGTCAGTCTTTTCATAGACCCGGACCAGGAACAGATCAAGGCATCGAGGAACACCGATGCCGATATGGTCGAGCTTCACACCGGGCACTACGCCGAGGCAAAAAATGAGCAAATAAGAAAGGAGGAGTTCAAGAAGATCGAATACTCAGTGAAGATCGCTCTGGACCATGATTTAAGGATCTCCGCAGGGCATGGCCTGGATTACAAGAACGTGAGGATGATTGCTTCTATAAGCGATATAGAGGAGCTGAACATAGGCTTCAGCATCATAGCCCGTTCGTTAATCGTGGGGATGGAAAAAGCGGTTAGAGAGATGATTGAAATTTGTCGATGA
- the acpS gene encoding holo-ACP synthase: protein MKFVDDVDIDMISGIGIDLVHIPRMEKLLKKWGMRFKQRVFTGREIAYSESHARYEQHFAGNFAVKESFVKALGKEQVRFLDIEILRDEHGKPYINLHGRAKACAERNEIRIIHTSITHDGEYSMAVVVLER, encoded by the coding sequence TTGAAATTTGTCGATGACGTCGATATTGATATGATTTCAGGAATAGGAATTGACCTAGTGCATATACCCCGGATGGAGAAGCTTCTAAAAAAGTGGGGGATGCGGTTTAAGCAGAGGGTGTTCACCGGTCGGGAAATAGCCTATTCGGAGAGCCATGCCCGATATGAACAGCACTTTGCCGGGAACTTCGCCGTCAAAGAGTCTTTTGTCAAAGCCCTGGGGAAGGAGCAGGTACGCTTTCTCGACATCGAAATCCTGAGAGATGAGCATGGGAAACCCTACATAAATCTTCACGGCCGGGCTAAAGCATGCGCAGAGAGAAATGAAATAAGAATTATTCATACCTCTATAACCCATGACGGCGAGTACTCTATGGCCGTTGTGGTGCTGGAGCGATAG
- a CDS encoding transcriptional repressor translates to MTPKIKQKSERKKALEEFISKKRLKSTKQRDVIFDEFFNYLGQHVTVEDLYEKIKKQHPRIGYATIYRTLKLFKECGLAFERNFGDGRTRYEPVKFEGEHHDHLICLGCGKIIEFANNQIESCSNQVARLNGFEVVNHKLELYGYCPSCQIDH, encoded by the coding sequence TTGACTCCGAAAATAAAACAAAAATCAGAGAGGAAAAAGGCTCTAGAAGAATTCATCTCCAAAAAAAGGCTCAAGTCCACCAAGCAGCGAGACGTGATATTTGATGAATTCTTCAACTATCTGGGACAACACGTGACGGTCGAAGACCTTTACGAAAAGATAAAAAAGCAACACCCGCGAATCGGATACGCCACCATTTATCGAACCCTGAAGCTCTTCAAGGAATGTGGCCTGGCCTTCGAGAGAAACTTTGGCGATGGAAGAACGAGGTATGAACCGGTAAAATTCGAGGGTGAACACCACGACCACTTGATTTGTCTTGGCTGCGGAAAAATAATCGAATTTGCCAATAATCAAATCGAATCGTGCTCCAATCAGGTAGCCAGGCTAAACGGCTTTGAGGTAGTTAACCACAAGCTCGAGCTCTATGGCTACTGCCCCTCCTGCCAAATTGACCATTGA
- a CDS encoding histidine triad nucleotide-binding protein, protein MEECIFCQIARRELPATIVHEDNLSVAFRDINPKAPVHILVIPKKHIRSLVEAEKEDAPLLGHLIHIANEVARKENISNKGYRLVINSGLESGQSVWHIHLHVLGGRKMTWPPG, encoded by the coding sequence ATGGAGGAGTGTATATTCTGTCAGATAGCCAGAAGAGAGTTACCTGCTACTATCGTCCACGAAGATAATTTGTCGGTTGCCTTTCGGGACATAAACCCTAAAGCGCCGGTACATATACTGGTCATTCCCAAGAAGCACATAAGGTCGTTAGTGGAAGCAGAAAAAGAGGACGCTCCCCTCCTCGGCCATCTTATACACATAGCAAATGAAGTCGCCCGTAAAGAGAACATCAGCAACAAGGGGTATAGGCTGGTAATCAATAGCGGGCTGGAAAGTGGGCAGTCCGTCTGGCACATTCATTTACACGTCTTAGGGGGAAGAAAGATGACCTGGCCCCCCGGTTAA
- a CDS encoding folylpolyglutamate synthase/dihydrofolate synthase family protein, with product MNEGIAYLQSLGLFRVKPGLDRIKKIAQHLGNPQDKIPSLLIAGTNGKGSVAAAIASVLEAQGYRAGLYTSPHLVRVTERIKVNGQEIAVDELSSLISEVKRVSEHLFIEPSYFEVLTAAAFMYFALSEADFAVLEVGMGGRWDATNLVLPLCSVITNVSRDHTQFLGESVEEIAHEKAGVIKPGIPAITGAKGEALEVIHTTAKEFSSPLRVMGRDFYFQGETTEGFDYYGKKWQLEHLNFSLRGIHQLENASIAIATLENISESHGIKLDQKALRKGLSSVKWEGRMEFIRHYPPFILDGAHNQDGARALRLSLRSMYPDAQFTFLIGMLNDKDHEKYLEEISEVAERIIITGLPSKRGVKAERLAEIARGHAREIEVIEDFQQAFSKVKNLSTHSCATGSLYLIGAIKSLINSD from the coding sequence ATGAATGAAGGAATTGCCTATCTCCAGTCGCTTGGCCTTTTTCGAGTGAAACCCGGGCTAGATAGAATAAAGAAGATCGCCCAACACTTGGGCAATCCGCAGGATAAAATACCTAGCCTATTAATCGCCGGGACAAACGGTAAGGGCTCCGTCGCCGCAGCGATTGCCTCGGTGCTCGAGGCCCAGGGATACCGGGCCGGTCTTTATACTTCACCCCATCTAGTAAGGGTTACCGAGAGGATAAAAGTAAACGGTCAGGAAATTGCCGTCGATGAGTTGTCTTCCCTTATATCAGAGGTAAAAAGGGTTTCGGAGCATTTGTTTATCGAGCCCAGCTATTTCGAGGTCTTGACCGCGGCCGCTTTTATGTACTTCGCATTAAGTGAAGCAGATTTCGCGGTACTGGAAGTGGGTATGGGAGGGCGGTGGGATGCAACCAACCTGGTATTACCGCTTTGCTCGGTCATAACCAACGTTTCCAGGGACCACACCCAATTTCTAGGGGAGAGCGTCGAGGAAATAGCTCATGAAAAAGCCGGGGTAATAAAACCCGGAATTCCGGCAATAACCGGGGCGAAAGGAGAAGCTCTAGAGGTAATTCATACCACGGCCAAAGAGTTCTCTTCACCGCTTAGGGTAATGGGAAGAGACTTTTACTTCCAGGGTGAAACCACAGAAGGGTTCGACTATTACGGAAAAAAGTGGCAATTAGAGCACCTGAATTTCAGCCTCCGGGGCATACATCAGCTGGAGAATGCCTCCATTGCCATTGCTACCCTGGAGAATATATCCGAATCCCACGGAATAAAGCTAGACCAAAAAGCACTGAGGAAGGGCCTTTCCTCGGTGAAGTGGGAGGGGAGAATGGAGTTTATAAGACACTATCCTCCGTTTATTCTCGACGGCGCTCATAATCAAGACGGTGCTCGTGCATTGAGGTTATCGCTCCGTTCCATGTACCCTGACGCCCAATTTACTTTTCTAATAGGTATGCTTAACGATAAGGACCATGAGAAGTACCTTGAAGAGATCTCTGAAGTTGCGGAGAGAATCATAATAACCGGCCTTCCCTCCAAAAGAGGGGTTAAAGCAGAAAGATTAGCGGAGATAGCCAGGGGACACGCTCGGGAAATCGAGGTCATAGAGGATTTCCAGCAGGCTTTTAGCAAGGTAAAAAATCTCTCAACCCATTCATGCGCCACCGGCTCTCTATATCTTATCGGGGCTATCAAATCCCTTATAAACAGTGACTAA
- a CDS encoding histone deacetylase — translation MEKLGIVIDKLYVDHDNGMGHPESQERLLAIIDMLRHTKLWEEVVRIEPRDATKEEITLVHEPKYYDFVLSTKGRPRVFLDPDTSTCPVSFDAALRAAGGMLSAVESVLRGEVDTAFPLVRPPGHHAEKNRAMGFCLFNNVAVGAAYLLKSYQFNRILIVDWDLHHGNGTQNMFYHSPQVLYFSTHQYPYYPGTGGINETGIGGGVGYTINVPLPAGMGDGEYMRIFSSILGPVIDQYKPEFILVSAGFDTYFEDPLGGMKVTPKGFAQMTRFLREAAKKHCGGKVVYILEGGYNLDGLWLSTKEVIEELLEKKKTDYGDMSERTKADAIIETVKKVQSPYWEF, via the coding sequence ATGGAAAAACTGGGAATAGTTATAGATAAGCTCTACGTTGACCACGATAACGGAATGGGGCACCCCGAATCTCAGGAGCGGCTGCTGGCCATTATCGATATGCTCAGGCACACCAAACTCTGGGAAGAGGTGGTGAGAATCGAGCCTCGTGATGCCACAAAGGAGGAGATAACGCTCGTCCATGAGCCCAAGTATTACGATTTTGTCCTATCGACTAAGGGAAGACCGAGGGTATTTCTAGACCCGGACACCTCTACCTGCCCGGTCTCGTTCGACGCTGCATTGCGCGCAGCCGGGGGAATGCTTTCGGCGGTCGAAAGCGTGTTACGGGGAGAGGTTGATACCGCCTTTCCCCTTGTCCGACCTCCCGGTCATCACGCCGAAAAAAACCGGGCTATGGGTTTTTGTCTATTCAATAACGTGGCCGTCGGCGCAGCGTACCTCCTTAAATCGTACCAGTTCAATCGCATATTAATCGTGGACTGGGACCTCCATCACGGCAATGGAACACAAAATATGTTTTACCATTCCCCCCAGGTACTTTACTTCTCCACGCATCAGTATCCTTACTACCCGGGCACCGGCGGGATAAACGAGACAGGCATAGGAGGCGGAGTCGGATATACCATCAATGTCCCCTTGCCGGCGGGCATGGGAGACGGAGAGTACATGAGAATCTTCTCGAGCATACTCGGGCCGGTCATAGACCAGTACAAACCGGAATTTATCCTTGTCTCCGCCGGATTCGATACATACTTTGAAGACCCTCTCGGGGGAATGAAGGTCACTCCAAAGGGGTTTGCCCAAATGACCAGGTTTTTGAGGGAAGCGGCTAAAAAACACTGCGGAGGAAAGGTAGTCTACATACTGGAAGGCGGATACAACTTGGACGGGCTTTGGCTATCCACCAAGGAAGTAATCGAAGAACTGCTGGAGAAGAAAAAGACAGACTACGGAGACATGAGCGAAAGAACAAAAGCAGATGCGATTATCGAGACCGTGAAGAAAGTGCAATCGCCATACTGGGAATTCTAG
- a CDS encoding ATP-binding protein encodes MLKQSSIGCEKCFGNGYLVEKQRDFALARLCECMNNCPECNGSGSIISKNEKGYNYVRSCGLCGAVRRNIKLYNLAGIPARYADVLQVDAHFKPKYPTQQTALKHAKDFVKRYPPDSDKKKGFLLMGKAGLGKTHLAIGAISELTLQRGVRCLFKDFFYLLSDLKEGYSQGKPENEVLSPLIETEVLVIDELGKGKSNEWELNILDQLISKRYNASRSTLITTNYVSEDYKTKLNLEDREILEYRVGERIASRLYEMCDFIYLKGEDLRRPKKI; translated from the coding sequence ATGCTAAAACAATCTTCCATCGGCTGTGAAAAATGCTTTGGTAATGGATATCTAGTCGAAAAGCAACGCGACTTTGCCCTGGCCAGGTTGTGTGAATGTATGAACAATTGCCCGGAGTGTAACGGATCCGGGTCGATTATCTCCAAAAATGAAAAGGGATACAATTATGTCCGCTCATGTGGGCTATGTGGGGCGGTGAGGAGAAACATAAAGCTTTATAATCTTGCCGGTATTCCGGCCAGGTATGCGGACGTACTGCAGGTAGACGCCCACTTCAAGCCGAAATATCCAACACAGCAAACCGCCCTCAAGCATGCAAAGGATTTCGTGAAGCGGTATCCGCCCGACTCGGATAAGAAGAAAGGATTTCTCCTGATGGGAAAGGCCGGTCTGGGCAAGACTCATCTAGCTATCGGAGCCATATCCGAACTCACCCTCCAGCGCGGTGTGAGATGTTTGTTCAAGGACTTCTTCTATCTTCTGTCCGACCTTAAGGAGGGTTATTCCCAGGGCAAACCGGAGAATGAGGTATTGTCCCCGCTCATAGAGACCGAAGTCCTGGTGATAGATGAGCTGGGGAAGGGCAAAAGCAACGAATGGGAGCTGAACATACTAGACCAGCTTATTTCAAAACGCTACAATGCGTCCAGGTCTACCTTAATCACTACTAATTACGTTTCCGAGGATTACAAGACAAAACTTAACCTGGAAGACAGGGAAATACTAGAATATAGAGTTGGAGAAAGGATCGCATCCAGGTTATATGAAATGTGTGATTTTATCTATTTAAAGGGGGAAGACCTTAGAAGGCCAAAAAAAATCTAG
- the rpe gene encoding ribulose-phosphate 3-epimerase has translation MRKLIVPSILSADFTRLGEEIRAVQEGGADWIHVDVMDGHFVPNISIGIPVVEAIKKIEPPPMDIHLMIDRPDEFAEVFIEAGKPFVKSVTIQVESCKLLYSTIAKIRSHGVMAGVALNPATPLSTVEEIIPYVDLILVMTVEPGFAGQEFIRSSIPKIRHLRSIIDRLDTKPLIEVDGGIKLNNIREAASAGADVFVSGSGIFKTKNYAETIQGMRNQIRDSGVAGL, from the coding sequence ATGAGAAAACTAATAGTTCCTTCTATACTTTCCGCGGATTTTACCAGACTGGGTGAAGAGATAAGAGCAGTCCAGGAAGGTGGCGCTGACTGGATACATGTAGACGTCATGGACGGGCATTTCGTGCCCAATATCAGCATCGGGATTCCGGTTGTAGAAGCGATAAAGAAGATAGAGCCGCCGCCCATGGATATACATTTGATGATAGATAGGCCAGATGAGTTTGCCGAGGTGTTTATAGAAGCGGGAAAGCCGTTTGTTAAATCGGTCACTATTCAGGTGGAGAGTTGCAAGCTCCTCTACAGCACCATAGCTAAAATCAGGTCGCATGGGGTGATGGCCGGCGTGGCCCTCAATCCGGCGACACCGCTTTCCACTGTAGAGGAAATCATTCCTTATGTGGATTTGATACTGGTAATGACTGTGGAGCCCGGCTTCGCTGGACAGGAGTTCATCCGGTCTTCCATCCCCAAGATAAGGCACTTGAGGAGTATAATCGATAGGCTGGATACTAAGCCTCTTATCGAGGTTGACGGGGGAATTAAATTGAACAACATCCGGGAAGCGGCGAGTGCCGGAGCCGACGTTTTTGTCTCCGGGTCGGGTATCTTCAAGACCAAAAATTACGCTGAAACCATCCAGGGGATGAGGAATCAAATAAGGGATTCTGGGGTAGCAGGTCTTTAG